From Rana temporaria chromosome 5, aRanTem1.1, whole genome shotgun sequence:
CGGCTCTTCAAAATCAAAGCCATCGCGCTGCCTCACAAAGTTGTGCAAGGCACACGCAGCTTTGACAGCAGTGACGGCATTCTGCATGTTTAACACTATGGGAGTGTGCAGGAGCCGCCACTTATTGGCAAGTATACCAAAAGCGCATTCCACTACTCGCCGTGCTCTGGTTAGGCGGTAGTTGAATACGCTCCTCTCCTCTGTTAAACTATGACCCGAATAAGGCCGTAGGAGATTTGTCCCCAAAGAAAAGGCCTCATCACCCACAAATACACTGGGTAGGGGAGGGCCATTTGTGCCTGGGAGTGGACTGCATTCTGGTAGGTCAAGACCATCTGTTCGCAGCATTTGACCAAAGGAAGAGTTCCCAAAGATAGTTGAGTCCGCGCTGCTGCCATATGACCCAATGTCTATGTATGTAAAACAATAGTTTGCATCAGCCACAGCCATCAATACAAATGAGAAGTATTTCTTGTAGTTGAAGAATTCGCTTCCACTTGTCATGGGCTTCACAATCCTAatgtgcttcccatctattgctccgacACAATTGGGAAAGTTGCAGCGTTGCCAGAATACCTCCGCAATCTGTGCCCATTCCTGTGCAGTAGGTTTCTTGAACACTACTTCCTGGAGAACCTCCCATATAGCAGAGCAGGTGTCACGTATGATGTAACTCGCTGTAGACTTGCCTATACGGAAGGTATAATGTAGACTTCCTAGAGACTGTCCAGTCGATAAATACCTACAAAgacaataatatatattattttattttgtttttgacagttaaaatgataaaaaataagtgGAAGAGTATTCGTGACGCCTATACACGCTATATGAGACTAATAAGGAATACCAGAAGTGGATCGTCGGCATGTGCCCCGAAGGAATATATCCATGCGAAGGAATTGGAATTCCTTAGACCTTCATTGACTTTGGCGAGGTAAACTATTATCTGTACTAAGGACAGTAAACGAAATTGGTATACGT
This genomic window contains:
- the LOC120941307 gene encoding protein ALP1-like translates to MSDDEMACMLAAATATSYMLYQGQRRRKRARRYWIHPVIAGREETGQFWVLYNDLREHEEKFLDYTRMSIKSFDELLELLSGRLQRMDTFFRNSIPPVERLIITLRYLSTGQSLGSLHYTFRIGKSTASYIIRDTCSAIWEVLQEVVFKKPTAQEWAQIAEVFWQRCNFPNCVGAIDGKHIRIVKPMTSGSEFFNYKKYFSFVLMAVADANYCFTYIDIGSYGSSADSTIFGNSSFGQMLRTDGLDLPECSPLPGTNGPPLPSVFVGDEAFSLGTNLLRPYSGHSLTEERSVFNYRLTRARRVVECAFGILANKWRLLHTPIVLNMQNAVTAVKAACALHNFVRQRDGFDFEEPVSETLERAQWTGVRGNRQGSYVRDQYAAYFMSPAGQVPWQLDSI